In one Zymobacter palmae genomic region, the following are encoded:
- a CDS encoding amino acid ABC transporter substrate-binding protein, translating into MRTRTVLTAMSIAMAGMLATQFSHAGTLENVKKRGELRCGVSDGLAGFSAPDAKGRWQGIDTEMCRAVATAVLGNPEKVTFVPLPNSERFTALQSGEVDLLSRNTTWSASRDNSMGLSFPGGVLFYDGQGFMVHKDAGVTSPKELDGATVCTQSGSTSEMNMADFFASHSLHYQAVTFESPAQLLAAFEGGRCDSISIDSSQLAALRSQLKDPDSGVILPEMISKEPLAPMVRRGDEAWGKVVSWTLYAMLNAEEMGITSKNVDALTAAPKSPDMARLLGKDGDFGKQLGLSNDWAHNIVKNVGNYGEIFDRTVGEHSPLKLARGKNALWNAGGFQYAPPVR; encoded by the coding sequence ATGCGTACACGTACTGTTCTGACCGCAATGAGTATCGCAATGGCAGGCATGCTGGCGACACAGTTCAGCCATGCTGGCACGCTGGAAAATGTGAAGAAGCGCGGTGAGCTGCGCTGTGGCGTCAGCGATGGGCTGGCAGGCTTCTCGGCACCCGATGCCAAAGGGCGCTGGCAAGGGATCGACACCGAAATGTGCCGTGCCGTTGCTACCGCCGTATTGGGTAATCCTGAAAAGGTCACTTTCGTGCCACTGCCCAATAGTGAACGTTTCACGGCCCTACAGTCGGGCGAAGTGGATCTGCTGAGCCGTAATACCACGTGGTCGGCATCGCGTGACAACAGCATGGGACTGAGTTTCCCGGGCGGCGTACTGTTCTATGACGGTCAGGGGTTCATGGTGCACAAGGATGCTGGTGTTACGTCGCCCAAAGAGCTGGATGGCGCGACAGTCTGTACGCAGTCTGGCAGTACCAGTGAAATGAACATGGCCGACTTCTTTGCCAGCCATAGCCTTCACTATCAGGCGGTAACGTTTGAAAGCCCAGCGCAGTTGCTGGCCGCCTTCGAGGGGGGACGCTGTGACTCAATCAGTATCGACAGCTCTCAGCTGGCCGCGCTGCGCAGTCAGCTTAAAGATCCTGACAGCGGTGTAATTTTACCGGAAATGATCTCCAAGGAACCGCTGGCGCCAATGGTGCGCCGTGGCGATGAAGCGTGGGGCAAAGTCGTCAGCTGGACGCTGTATGCCATGCTGAATGCCGAAGAAATGGGCATCACCAGCAAGAACGTTGATGCGCTGACGGCGGCACCTAAATCACCTGATATGGCGCGTTTGCTCGGCAAGGACGGTGACTTTGGCAAGCAGCTGGGGCTGTCCAACGACTGGGCACACAATATCGTGAAGAACGTTGGTAACTACGGCGAAATATTCGACCGTACCGTCGGTGAACACTCTCCTCTCAAACTGGCACGCGGCAAAAACGCATTGTGGAACGCCGGTGGCTTCCAGTATGCACCGCCCGTGCGTTAA
- a CDS encoding amino acid ABC transporter permease, with product MLRPSTTIPPREHGPLWRDPRVRAFVLQAVMLLVAVVLVILLTNNTLSNLAAQGVTTGFNYLSQRSGFGISQTLVEYSANSTYADAFTVGLLNTLLVAGLSIVTCTLLGLLVGMARLSSNWLLSRCATVYIEIFRNIPMLLQLLFWSALMMSVLPEFKKSYSLWGVAFLNKKGLVLPWVEFSSSTWPLWLALALGLVAMLVMRNINQYRVRRGKDGWPVRWLTLALIVLPPLVTFFCSSIHASLSLPKLTAFSSRGGIHLIPELVVLWLTLTLYAAAFVAEAVRSGLASVPNGQREAATSLCLPGGLTMRKIVLPQAMRVIIPQLASQYLNVIKNSSLGIAIGYPDLFAVYGITTLNQTGQALEIMATTMAVYLALSLLVSLLMNLINARMALKER from the coding sequence ATGCTGCGACCTTCTACGACCATTCCACCGCGCGAGCACGGTCCGCTCTGGCGAGACCCTCGTGTTCGGGCGTTCGTCCTCCAGGCAGTGATGCTGCTGGTGGCTGTCGTGCTCGTCATTCTACTGACGAACAACACCCTGTCGAACCTCGCGGCTCAAGGGGTTACCACGGGGTTTAACTACCTGAGCCAGCGCTCAGGGTTTGGTATTTCCCAGACACTGGTCGAATACAGTGCCAACAGCACCTATGCCGATGCGTTTACAGTCGGGCTGCTGAATACGTTGCTGGTGGCAGGACTGTCTATCGTGACCTGTACGCTGCTTGGGTTGCTGGTCGGGATGGCTCGCCTATCTTCCAACTGGCTGCTGTCACGCTGTGCGACCGTTTATATCGAGATCTTCCGTAATATCCCGATGCTGTTGCAGCTGCTGTTCTGGTCGGCGCTGATGATGAGCGTTCTGCCGGAGTTCAAGAAGAGCTACTCGCTGTGGGGCGTTGCCTTCCTTAATAAGAAAGGACTGGTGCTGCCGTGGGTCGAGTTTTCTTCCAGCACTTGGCCGCTGTGGCTGGCGCTGGCACTTGGGCTAGTCGCCATGCTGGTGATGCGCAACATCAACCAGTACCGCGTACGTCGAGGCAAAGACGGCTGGCCGGTGCGCTGGCTGACGCTGGCCCTGATCGTGCTGCCGCCGCTGGTGACCTTCTTCTGTTCGAGCATTCATGCATCACTGAGCTTGCCGAAGCTGACCGCGTTCAGTTCTCGTGGCGGGATTCACCTGATTCCCGAGCTGGTGGTGCTGTGGTTGACGCTGACGCTGTATGCCGCCGCGTTTGTAGCGGAAGCCGTGCGCTCTGGGCTGGCATCTGTCCCCAACGGTCAGCGTGAAGCGGCAACGTCGCTGTGTCTGCCGGGCGGGCTGACTATGCGCAAGATCGTGCTGCCGCAGGCCATGCGCGTCATCATTCCGCAGCTAGCCAGCCAGTACCTCAACGTGATTAAGAACTCATCACTCGGGATCGCTATCGGCTACCCCGACCTGTTCGCCGTCTACGGCATCACGACCCTCAACCAGACTGGGCAGGCACTTGAGATCATGGCGACCACAATGGCGGTCTACTTGGCTCTGAGTCTGTTGGTATCGCTGTTGATGAACCTGATCAACGCGCGTATGGCCTTGAAGGAGCGTTGA
- a CDS encoding amino acid ABC transporter permease, producing MTRTIENSVTDTHIVRDDPIAPRPAPAAETGVGKWLRTRLFSSPINSVITLVLLYLVVRSVWAVFSWAFLNASWLGDSSAACTSGGACWPFVTSRIGQLVYGFYPEVERWRVAVAFVIWLLSVVWILVPRMPKRLLVLPFALIGMPIINLILLRGGVFGLESVLTRQWGGLMLTLTVATIGMLFAIPLGVLLALGRQSKMPLVHGFCVVFIELWRGIPMITVLFTASTIFPLFMPHGSAEGDKLLRALIGIVMFWSAYFAEVVRAGLQAVPNGQVEAGKALCLGYWKRNALIVLPQALKLVIPGLVSTAIQLFKDTSLVTIIGLFDFLGVIKAGLTDSAWMGYAAEGYAFAALIYWIFCFSMSRYSLWLERRVDTGRR from the coding sequence ATGACCCGCACTATAGAAAACTCCGTTACCGACACGCATATCGTGCGCGATGACCCGATTGCACCGCGTCCGGCACCGGCTGCGGAAACCGGCGTGGGTAAATGGCTGCGTACGCGGCTGTTTTCCTCACCGATCAACAGCGTGATCACATTGGTGCTGCTGTACCTCGTGGTGCGCAGCGTCTGGGCCGTTTTCAGTTGGGCGTTTCTCAATGCCAGCTGGCTGGGTGATAGCAGTGCTGCCTGTACGTCAGGCGGTGCCTGTTGGCCTTTCGTGACCTCGCGTATCGGGCAGCTGGTCTATGGCTTCTACCCCGAGGTGGAACGCTGGCGCGTTGCAGTGGCCTTCGTCATCTGGCTGCTCAGCGTAGTGTGGATTCTGGTACCGCGGATGCCGAAGCGCCTGCTAGTGCTACCGTTCGCCTTGATCGGCATGCCGATCATCAACCTGATCCTGCTGCGCGGTGGCGTGTTCGGACTGGAATCCGTACTGACGCGCCAGTGGGGCGGTCTAATGCTGACGCTGACGGTTGCCACGATCGGCATGCTGTTCGCCATCCCGTTAGGGGTACTGCTGGCACTGGGGCGCCAGTCGAAGATGCCGCTGGTCCACGGCTTCTGCGTGGTCTTTATCGAGTTGTGGCGCGGCATCCCCATGATCACTGTGCTGTTTACGGCCTCCACTATCTTCCCTCTATTCATGCCGCACGGCAGTGCCGAAGGCGACAAGCTGTTGCGGGCGCTGATTGGGATCGTGATGTTTTGGAGTGCCTACTTTGCCGAAGTCGTGCGTGCTGGATTACAGGCCGTGCCCAATGGGCAGGTTGAGGCGGGCAAGGCGCTGTGTCTGGGGTATTGGAAGCGCAACGCGCTGATCGTGTTGCCGCAGGCGCTAAAACTGGTGATTCCTGGGCTGGTCAGTACCGCCATCCAGCTGTTCAAAGACACCTCGCTGGTCACGATCATTGGGCTATTCGATTTTCTTGGCGTCATCAAGGCCGGGCTGACCGATTCAGCATGGATGGGTTATGCCGCTGAAGGGTATGCCTTTGCCGCTTTGATTTATTGGATCTTCTGTTTCTCGATGTCGCGCTATAGCCTCTGGCTCGAACGGCGCGTCGATACGGGGCGCCGCTGA
- a CDS encoding ferredoxin--NADP reductase, giving the protein MSSKFSTEKVLSVHHWNDTLFSFTATRDRSLRFKSGQFVMIGLEVDGKPLVRAYSIASPHYADELEFFSIKVQDGPLTSRLQHLKVGDDVLISRKPTGTLVLDDLRPGRYLYLLSTGTGLAPFMSLIQDPETYERFEKVVLVHGVREVSELAYKDFIEKELPEHEYLGEDVRDKLIYYPTVTREEFHTMGRLTDHIRSGKLFEDIGLPKIDPEHDRAMICGSPAMLAETSEVLNECGLKISPRMGEQGDYVIERAFVSQ; this is encoded by the coding sequence GTGAGCAGCAAGTTTTCGACCGAGAAAGTGCTGAGCGTTCACCACTGGAACGACACCCTCTTCAGCTTTACCGCCACGCGTGATCGTAGTCTGCGCTTCAAGAGCGGCCAGTTCGTCATGATCGGCCTGGAAGTGGATGGCAAGCCGCTGGTGCGCGCGTATTCGATTGCCAGCCCCCACTACGCAGACGAGCTCGAATTCTTCTCAATCAAGGTGCAGGACGGCCCGCTGACATCGCGCCTCCAGCACCTCAAAGTGGGCGATGACGTTCTGATCAGCCGCAAGCCGACCGGCACGCTGGTACTGGACGACCTGCGCCCCGGCCGTTACCTCTACCTGCTGTCTACCGGCACAGGGCTGGCACCGTTCATGAGCCTGATTCAGGATCCGGAAACCTATGAGCGCTTCGAGAAAGTAGTTCTGGTGCACGGTGTCCGTGAAGTCAGCGAACTGGCCTACAAGGACTTCATTGAGAAGGAACTGCCGGAGCACGAGTATTTGGGTGAGGACGTCCGCGACAAGCTGATTTACTACCCGACCGTGACCCGTGAAGAGTTCCACACCATGGGACGTCTGACTGATCACATTCGCTCGGGCAAACTGTTCGAAGACATCGGCCTGCCGAAGATTGACCCCGAACACGACCGCGCAATGATCTGCGGCAGCCCGGCGATGCTGGCGGAAACGTCAGAAGTACTGAATGAATGCGGCTTGAAGATTTCACCGCGCATGGGTGAACAGGGCGACTACGTCATTGAACGTGCGTTTGTTAGTCAATAG